TCCTTACCGATGTTGACCATTTTTTAAGGCGGGCAATATCTTCTTTTGTAAATAAGCGCCAGTCGTTCCTGTCACGCCTAACATCACGGACACGTCCTTCCCGGAACCAACGCAAGAGAGTCGGGCGTGATATGCCCGTTGCCTCGGCTGCTTCCTTCGTCTGATAGTAGGTTTTTCCGTTGATGCGCTTGGGCATGCCGTTCTTCCAATAAATATAGTTGACTATAGTTAAATATACTTGAAATGAATTTGTTGTTCAATAGTTTTATTGTTTTGAGTCAACTAGTTATAAAGAGACTCTGCCAACAACACTTAACTGAGACTGGGTTGCTTATGCTGGACGTGTCATTCCATTTGCGTATATGAAGCAAAAAATTCTTATATACGGCTTGAAAATTTAATTATACGCGTATATTTATCTTATATACGCCAATTTAACGGATGGAGACTTAGTATGAGATCAGAGGATCGTCAAAAATTCGTGATATTAGCTACAAAACGGGTAAACAGCGCGATTAAAGCCATAAATCTAATTGGGAATCTATCCAATAAGTCAAATTATGATTATACAGATGAAGATGTGTCGAAGATATTTAAGGCACTCCAGAATGAGGTGGGTGCCTGCAAAAAACGCTTTGATATGGCATCAAAACCAAACAAGAAGGGCGCATTTTCACTAGATTAATTACGACCAATGTAGGGAGGCGTGGAATGGACACAAAAGATGTTTGTTTGCGTTTGTTAAAGGCTGATTCTGAGGCGGATGTTCACAAAATCATTGAATCCATACCAGAAATGCAGGATCAGAATAACTGGCAACCTCTGGATAAGCGCGACACCAATTTCAATGTGACGTCCAATCAGGCATCCGACGGCGGTAAAGCACTTACCGAACTTATGACTAATATGGTGGACGCAGTGCTGATGAAGCACGCATTCCAGAATGGTGTTGACCCCAGGTCCCCTAAGGCACCAAAAACCATGTATGATGCGGTTGATTTTTTGGTAAAGGATCTGCGCGGTGGAAAGCTGGTCAACCTTGACCCCAAAGACACGTGGTTGCGGGAATTTGCCCAGAAAAATTTAGTGATTGGCATCACTGGTGCTAAAACCAAAACTGAAGGGCTACCATGCTATACTTTTGTCGATAACGGTGAAGGCCAGCGGGGGGAAGATTTCGAAAACACTTTCTTGTCGCTTAGTGCTGGGAACAAGAAAAGCATCCCCTTCGTTCAGGGTAAGTACAACATGGGTTCATCGGGCGTGCTGCGATATTGCGGACGTCGCTGGTTCAAATTGATCGTCTCACGACGTTATGATGGTAAAAGTGATTGGGCTTGGACGCTCATGAGGCGCCGGCCTGGCGATAGCGAAAGTATGCCGGTAGCCGAATATTTTATTCTGGGGGAAACGAAAATCCCATCATTTGACAGCGACTATCTGCACCCTTTCCATACTATGACAGATAAACGCTATGACGGCGTACTGCTCAAAACTGGTACGGTGGTGAAACTATTCGATTATCAGGTTGGTTCTAGGTTTTTAAGTTTCAGGGGTGCGCGTGATACTTTGAACGAAAACCTTGTTGAAACTATTTTACCGTTCCGGCTTTTAGATTTTCGTCAATTGCCGAAAGGCAAGAAGGCTATTGAAGCAGCAAAAAAACGTGGCAGCGACCGAGCGGAGGGTGTAGATCCTCGGCCATTTTATGGAATGGAGTTTTTGCTCTTGCGCTCTCATAAAGAGGAAGGGCTTGAAGACGAGGAAGAAGATGCGGCAGGCGAGGATAAAATTTCTGTTGGTATCATCAAGGATCATGAACTTGGCACGGTGTCAGTGAGTGCAATTCTACTTAGGCGAACTATCCCAGGATGGCTGAAAGCCCCTCAAAATCCCAATCGAGTTTTTCACAGCGTGAATGGACAGGTGCAATACAAGCAATCGCGTGGTTACCTCACTCGATGTGGATTTCCTGCACTCAAAGACCGAATAGTCATCGTAGTTGATGCTAGTAATTTGACTTTCTCCGCTCACAACGATGTATGGAAGGGCGATCGGGAGCATATTAGCAATACCATAGTCGGCGAACAGTATCTGGAAAAGGTGACAATGGTGATCAAAGAATCAACGGCGTTGCGAGATATTCAGAAAAAAATTGCCGAGCAGGAACTTGAGCGTGCTTCCAAGGCTGAGAGTAACGAGCTTTTTCAAAAACTGGTGGATTCTGATCGCAACCTAGCTGGTCTCTTATCTCGACGCGATCCCTCAATACACTTGCCTGCAGCAGGCGGTGGTGCAACTGGATCCGAAACTGGTGGAGGTGAGTGGGATAGAGGCAAATATAGTCCAACCTTCATTCGTCTGGAGGAGCGCTTAAAGAAGGATGGCATTGTGGTCCCAATCAATCGCACGAGACCTGTGGGTGCTCGTACAGACGCTGAGAATGGTTATCTGAATCGCGCGGATAACCCAGGTCATATAATCATTAATGAAGAAGTTCGCACGAAGTTTGGAATTCGTCAGCAGCTTCATGATGGAAGGTTGATTATTTTTTTCGAACCACGGATGGAGGTGTTATCAATTGGCGATGAATTTACCTTCAGGCTCGGCCTGAAAGATGATGCAATGCCCGATATCATTGAAAGTGAGGAATTGATCCTACGTGTAGCGGAGGAGCATAGCCCGCCACCTCCGCCTCCACCATCGCCTGATCCAGACGAGCATAGATCTGGCGAGGGTAAAACTGACGAGGGTAAGGGCAAAAATTCCCCAAGACTTGGTTTGCCAAAATGTATCCTACTCACCAAGGACGGTAGGGACGTTTCCGGATACAACGTAGAGCCTTGGCCATCTGATTTTAATGAGCATGATGGTGGAGTGATCGAAGATTTAGGCGAAGATGGCGCGGTTTACAAAGTCAACTACGACAACGCTTATCACCTACAATATCGTCTCCAGCAGCGTGGGGGTGTATCCCGCGAGGTCGTGACCGAAAAGTATATCCTCGGTATGCGTATTCTCATGCTTGGATATGAGCATGCACTCCGCGCTCTTCAAGATGGAAGTAATGAAGGTGTCGTGGAATTTACCGATAATTTTCGGCGTATGGCTGCGCGCGGTGCAGCGTCTACTGTTTTAGCACTTGCCGAAAATTTGCCCAAAATCATTGATCGATCCAGCGTAGAAGAGGATATAGAGTAGCCAATTAATTTTACATACCTTTGTTACTGTGTTGTAGACTCAATGATATAAGAATTGACGTGGGTAATTATATTTTATTTATCTCAATTGCCTTGTAA
This portion of the Parvularculales bacterium genome encodes:
- a CDS encoding MerR family transcriptional regulator, whose translation is MPKRINGKTYYQTKEAAEATGISRPTLLRWFREGRVRDVRRDRNDWRLFTKEDIARLKKWSTSVRTR